The Ascaphus truei isolate aAscTru1 chromosome 3, aAscTru1.hap1, whole genome shotgun sequence genome includes a region encoding these proteins:
- the WARS2 gene encoding tryptophan--tRNA ligase, mitochondrial isoform X1 — MALLRAQRAVLYRLSSGHRGLGSEPDRGGQDVPPRVFSGIQPTGIPHLGNYLGALQRWAQLQEEYGCVLYSIVDLHSLTVPQDPAVLREGVLDMAACLLACGIHPDTSCVFQQSQVREHVELGWILGCLTSMPRLRHLPQWKVSTEVKSQIQKNEGSVGLFTYPVLQAADILLYKATHVPVGEDQVQHLELTQDAARNFNSRYGHFFPIPSAITGSSKKIRSLRDPSVKMSKSDPQKLATVRLTDSPEEIVMKFRKAVTDFTSEVTYDPQGRPGVSNLVGIHSALTGLAPEDIVRQSRGLETAQYKLAVAEVVVEKLTPVREEIQRLRGDAGYLRGVLDRGAVKARELAAPVYDDVCRLVGLR, encoded by the exons ATGGCGCTGCTCAGGGCGCAGCGGGCAGTGCTGTACCGCCTGAGCAGTGGACACCGGGGTTTGGGGAGCGAACCGGACCGGGGAGGCCAG GATGTCCCGCCTCGTGTGTTCTCCGGCATCCAGCCCACGGGAATCCCTCACCTGGGCAACTACCTGGGCGCCCTGCAGCGCTGGGCGCAGCTGCAGGAGGAGTACGGCTGTGTCCTGTACAGCATCGTGGACCTGCACTCCCTCACCGTCCCGCAGGACCCGGCCGTGCTGCGGGAGGGCGTCCTGGACATGGCCGCCTGCCTGCTGGCCTGCGGGATCCATCCTGACACCAGCTGCGTCTTCCAGCAGTCACAG GTGAGGGAGCACGTGGAGCTGGGCTGGATCCTCGGCTGCCTGACCTCCATGCCACGGTTACGGCACTTACCCCAGTGGAAGGTCAGTACGGAG GTGAAGAGCCAAATCCAGAAGAATGAAGGGAGCGTCGGACTGTTCACCTACCCGGTACTGCAGGCGGCTGACATCCTTCTGTATAA GGCCACTCACGTCCCAGTGGGAGAAGACCAAGTGCAGCACCTGGAACTGACCCAGGACGCGGCTCGTAACTTCAACAGCAGATACGGCCATTTCTTCCCCATTCCCAGCGCGATCACGG GCAGCTCCAAGAAGATCCGGTCCCTTCGAGACCCATCGGTCAAGATGTCCAAGTCGGACCCGCAGAAGCTGGCCACCGTGCGCCTGACCGACAGCCCGGAGGAGATTGTCATGAAGTTCCGCAAGGCCGTGACGGACTTCACCTCCGAGGTGACCTACGACCCCCAGGGACGCCCGGGCGTCTCCAACCTGGTGGGCATCCACTCTGCCCTGACGGGGCTGGCGCCGGAGGACATCGTGCGGCAGAGCCGCGGGTTGGAGACGGCGCAGTACAAGCTGGCGGTGGCGGAGGTGGTGGTAGAGAAGCTGACCCCCGTCCGGGAGGAGATCCAGCGGCTGCGGGGAGATGCGGGGTACCTGAGGGGGGTGTTGGACCGCGGGGCGGTCAAAGCCAGGGAGCTGGCGGCGCCGGTGTACGATGACGTCTGCAGGCTGGTGGGGCTGAGATGA
- the WARS2 gene encoding tryptophan--tRNA ligase, mitochondrial isoform X2, which yields MALLRAQRAVLYRLSSGHRGLGSEPDRGGQDVPPRVFSGIQPTGIPHLGNYLGALQRWAQLQEEYGCVLYSIVDLHSLTVPQDPAVLREGVLDMAACLLACGIHPDTSCVFQQSQVREHVELGWILGCLTSMPRLRHLPQWKVKSQIQKNEGSVGLFTYPVLQAADILLYKATHVPVGEDQVQHLELTQDAARNFNSRYGHFFPIPSAITGSSKKIRSLRDPSVKMSKSDPQKLATVRLTDSPEEIVMKFRKAVTDFTSEVTYDPQGRPGVSNLVGIHSALTGLAPEDIVRQSRGLETAQYKLAVAEVVVEKLTPVREEIQRLRGDAGYLRGVLDRGAVKARELAAPVYDDVCRLVGLR from the exons ATGGCGCTGCTCAGGGCGCAGCGGGCAGTGCTGTACCGCCTGAGCAGTGGACACCGGGGTTTGGGGAGCGAACCGGACCGGGGAGGCCAG GATGTCCCGCCTCGTGTGTTCTCCGGCATCCAGCCCACGGGAATCCCTCACCTGGGCAACTACCTGGGCGCCCTGCAGCGCTGGGCGCAGCTGCAGGAGGAGTACGGCTGTGTCCTGTACAGCATCGTGGACCTGCACTCCCTCACCGTCCCGCAGGACCCGGCCGTGCTGCGGGAGGGCGTCCTGGACATGGCCGCCTGCCTGCTGGCCTGCGGGATCCATCCTGACACCAGCTGCGTCTTCCAGCAGTCACAG GTGAGGGAGCACGTGGAGCTGGGCTGGATCCTCGGCTGCCTGACCTCCATGCCACGGTTACGGCACTTACCCCAGTGGAAG GTGAAGAGCCAAATCCAGAAGAATGAAGGGAGCGTCGGACTGTTCACCTACCCGGTACTGCAGGCGGCTGACATCCTTCTGTATAA GGCCACTCACGTCCCAGTGGGAGAAGACCAAGTGCAGCACCTGGAACTGACCCAGGACGCGGCTCGTAACTTCAACAGCAGATACGGCCATTTCTTCCCCATTCCCAGCGCGATCACGG GCAGCTCCAAGAAGATCCGGTCCCTTCGAGACCCATCGGTCAAGATGTCCAAGTCGGACCCGCAGAAGCTGGCCACCGTGCGCCTGACCGACAGCCCGGAGGAGATTGTCATGAAGTTCCGCAAGGCCGTGACGGACTTCACCTCCGAGGTGACCTACGACCCCCAGGGACGCCCGGGCGTCTCCAACCTGGTGGGCATCCACTCTGCCCTGACGGGGCTGGCGCCGGAGGACATCGTGCGGCAGAGCCGCGGGTTGGAGACGGCGCAGTACAAGCTGGCGGTGGCGGAGGTGGTGGTAGAGAAGCTGACCCCCGTCCGGGAGGAGATCCAGCGGCTGCGGGGAGATGCGGGGTACCTGAGGGGGGTGTTGGACCGCGGGGCGGTCAAAGCCAGGGAGCTGGCGGCGCCGGTGTACGATGACGTCTGCAGGCTGGTGGGGCTGAGATGA